In the Hermetia illucens chromosome 1, iHerIll2.2.curated.20191125, whole genome shotgun sequence genome, agataggagaaattatcgactgATGATTGCCGACCTAAATTAGTTCCAGCATTTTACACCAAGGGGTAACTTctttcatccccaaggaacaaggtgtctcttgcccttcagaatgtcgaccaattacttgtcttcctaccatctacaaggtcttcacttcagttctgtgcgcggacatctcaaaacatcttgatgttcataaattgatagctaaggagcaaaaaggatgcgcaaaaggctcccgagaaAGAGAACAGCTTATAATGGATACGGTAGCTGTAGAGCAGGCTGTTCAccgaaaacgaaatatctcgacagcctacatcgattataaatcagcctttgactccatatcacattcgtggttactacaagtgttacgcttgtataaaatcaacccgaatgttgttcttctactgagaacagtaatgaagaattggagcacgaagctatcggtatcttcgcaaacatcaggagagataccaatcaggcgtggcattttccaaggcgactctctaagcccactgtggttttgtttggctttgaatccgctatcccatcttttgcatgaaagcaaatacgggttccaagtcaagcatggcatattgtcgaaatgtgcattgagccatttaatgtacattgacgacatcaaattgtatgccaaagacgagaaccaacttcgctccttgctggacatcaccatccagttcagcagggatatcggcatgcagttgggattggagaaatgtcgcataaaacaaTTGTtcagggaaaacacaccgacaatgaaggatacagccaaaataacatccaaattgagggtatggattcggctgacgtctacaaatacgtcggcatattgcaagcaacaacacgtGCTGTGGCAGAAGACATATTCGACGACGTATAAAGTAGAATTGAGCACTCGAGTCCAAATCCAtggctggaattgagaagacaatctAGATGATCACAACTTGCCTGAAagatttcgaagaaagctgtccactcaagatgccaaagaagggtaaaacaccatggggaAAAACAAAggggaacgacaaggatgctcctcaatgtTGTTCTGAAGTGTAATTCAGAattaaagaggcacagaagcctctaaagaagagcataagatctgCTAAACGATCAtaatggagacgcttttgcgaagagactaactcccttgaggcaacctcaatgCTGAGCGGATtcttgttaaagaacgtagccagaaactgggttatttacgtttacagaacggaggtaaacagaaagcgatgaagaaatggcaaaccatttgcttgaagtgcaattcccaggcagtatccaaaatctaacctcggggccaacaggtgcatacagccctcaaccgagaaagtgcaatctggcatgcaaagcagtatcactggagcgagtaaaatgggcatttaattcgttccatagatacaagtcttcAGGTCCGGACGGTATCATTCCTGCGCttgtaatagagggaatggatgctctgggtctacatattcggaatatgtatcatgcatgcctagcacatgcttatattccaattaactggcgtgatgtgaaggtgatatttattcccaaatcagggaaacccacctgcaCAGacacaaaaagcttccgactgatcagtctaacgtcctttctactaaaagcactagaaagactagtatatcggttcataagggatacacacattcctaagtggccgctTCACCATAGCCAACACGCCCACCAGAAAagtaaatccacggagacagcagtCCATGAACTCATGACAAAAATTGAACAGGCGAAAAAAGAATACGCCAGCGGCACATTCATTGATATCGAAGGTAccttcattcgcggcaatttgtgatgcggcaagacagcatggaatcgaaccgctatTAATCAGAGTGGTCTTAGGGGCTGCCtatagggaggggttctctttccgctgttatggctcttggtaatggatatcctgctgtggctcctagaggacaaaaaagtcttcgcacaagcatttgcggacgatctagccgtattAATTACTGGCAAGTTTAccgacacagtatgtgaccgcttgaatgcaactctgtatGAAATCCAAAGTTGGTGCCtctgcaatggactcacggtaagTGCTAAGCAGAttagactagttatgttcactaggaacttcaggtggggtagctatagCAGCagtaccttagcaggggcggaaatcaagctggcacaaacagtcaagtatttaggagtacatttcgacttcaagttaacgtggaagcaacATCTCCAGGAACAatgtcagaaatcctgcagattgttctggtgctgtacgactgcgataggtaagacctgagaACTGTCACTAAaatggatacactggatgtatacctACGTAATAAaagccattttgatgtatgcatgcatctgATGGCCGagattgaactttgctaacagcaggaagttgctaatgcagattcagaggcttgatTGCCTAAatgttactggagcaatgagtactacggcgattgcggcacttgaagctatcttaAATCTTAAAGTGAATGAGGAGtatcacttggaggtgaaacggaaagcagccaatgatgcACATAGACTcgattgaagtgttcaaaggtgccaatcatacggtcatgtgtctctctggaaattccttgacaaacttcCGGTAGCTCTGATACCGGCCGATCATATGTTTTCAAGAGTCGTCACTGAAGACATACACTATCATAATCacaaaaagagaagaatggtcggcaaatggccatgagtcttttcagattacagacttaataatctttacAGAgcggtcagtcatggagggcggatcgggcgcaggggtgttttcATGGATCCGATTATGGAGCTGGCCCAACCCCTCCAAAGCATTAcgaccatattctaggcggagatatatgccatttcattggcagcagaagaatgtctgcgacaaaaatggaggggtcgcaccattcgaatctattccgacagttaggcggcattatcagcactaaatagcaacggcATATCAACCccgttggtgtggagttgtcattaaGTGCTGCTGAAACCtggccgactgaatgaaactttcctgatgtgggtgccggggcattcaaacatcgctggttatgaggagactgacagactggctcgcggagggtctagatccacaatggtgaggtcagaaccagcttttaGAATCCGggcatctactgtcaagtctactctgaagggtgaaattgcaaggattcacgcagccgagtggagaaatttgaattcttgccggcaggcgaaaatccttgtggaaGAACTTGGGGTCGCCAGAGCGACTTTTTGTTGTGGGacttgaaaaccctagtagcgtTTTTAATGAGACATTGctgcttaaactaccatattgaaaagattggggtggtggtttcggctatgtgcagctaaTGTGAAGAGGAGATGGCCTTGCACCTTTTATGTAGCTGCCCGGCCTTTTTAGATCTCAGACggagacaccttggtaaggttttcttcaatgaagaatctgcacactctttgcctctggagaatattctcagattcgccTGAGAATGCCgtaggatagtacaatggggccAAGAATGTTCTGAGTGCTCGAAGCTGCGGCTCCCCTCAGTAAACTAAAAACCTTgcattgaagtataacttagtggcaaactaccatccttattataaatatactccgcagagaatcttggaaaatgatcgggtcaaaccactgtgggatcacactattgccaccgaccacagtgttaatcacaatagacccgatctagttctgcttctgaaggaagaacgagcgtgcttcataatcctgtccggtaacaatttgATCTAGTAGGCTTCAGTCTTAattcgtactgtcttccatttaagatctatgtctctgtagtgtagaaccaccgcgtcattgcttgaagtgtttgcggcaATCGGGATGCAGAAATACATtctcgcatggtcgcacaaacttggcgttgaaacgcaacattgttatgatgcgggcctttggatgttgctttCAGCCCAACCTTAGGTCGCCCcccggtccggttgggcgggaagagggtttgTGGGCTTtttaaataatatatatatatatatatttattcaattttcgattcgattttcattttttagctatcTCCGaaaggaaaaacgtgcataggaagttcctcacataagaaaaacacaaaacctttatacctgaaataTCCAGCTTTCATGAAATAATGGGGATTTAACTcaggattttttttgttaaatcaaATTAAAGTAGAAAGTCTAACATATCAAAGGCGCCAGTATACGAACTAGTATCTGACGGAAGTATTCTGACAAGCTGTGAATTAATTAGCTTTCCAGGCATGGTTGGTAGAAGAATATGCATCGAGTAAAcggcaatatatatatatatataaagggaCATTCAATTaaataaacatatatatatatagttcaaaaagcccacggaccctcttcccgcccaaccggaccgaggggcgaccaacctaaggatgggctgaaggcaacatccaaaggcccgcatcacagcgatgatgcgttttaacgcaaagtgtgtgcgaccatgcgaaaatgtattgctacatcccgattgtcgcaaacacttcagccaatgacgcggaggtcctacactacagagacatggatcttatattgaagacagtgcggatcaagactgaaacccattaggtcagattgttaccggacaggactcttcggactatagcacaggttgcaaggataactgctttttgcatctccatgtatagtccagccctaagatcgagcgttttcagcgctttatgtaagttctgcgggactaatcccgtcgctgaaattattactgggactacttcgatcttttgtagtctccaagtctgcttcatatcatctgccaaggggccgtagttccggattttttcgtgctgtttttcaacagtgttccggtccaacggtacggctacatcgattataaagcacgctcgttcttccttcagaagcagaactagatcgggtctgttatgattaacactgtggtcggtggcaatagtgtggtcccacagtagtttgacccgatcattttccaagattctctgcggagtatacttatagtaaggatggtaggttgccactaagttatacttcaacgcaaggttttgatggagaatcttgcagacggagttatgacgattggtgtactcggtaccgctcaacatcctgcacgcagatgttatgtgctggatggtctcctcttcacagttgcataacctacaactggagttggtgattgaggagtcgtgaagaatgtaccgtttataattttttgttgggagcgaagcatcctgaattgaagttaggaatgcttcggtctcatagaaaagtacaccatttgtcaaccatttgttggaggcttcgatgtcaatgcctgacaacaacaaattttttatatgacctccgtgaatgggtttctctttccacatgtcgatcttctgttggactgaagtaacattcgacatgggatcccattctctgcttctcaagttcaaaggagataatttattatctgccatgacggtagcctgatgtatttggctagaggattgtttctcgtagaaaaactcacgaagagaatgcacttgattgtagtgcatcgtttttaaatcaagtaccccccttcctccctgatgacgtgggatagtgatcctcaatttttcggcagctctattgtgcatgttgttgtttgcaagaaccacccttacccgtctattgacagattctaaatcagtattactccactgtatcacaccgaaagtgtatagaaggacgggaatggcaaaggtgttgattgccatgattttatttttcccgtacagctcagttttaaggacaagatccagacgccgctcaaattccctcagcaacttagatttaattattgctacagcaggtgttgttgcttgcaatatgccgaggtatttgtagacgtcgtccgaatccatgccctcaattcggatgttattttggctgtatccttcgttgtcggtgtgttttccccgaacaattgtttttatgcgacatttctccaaacccaactgcatgccgatatccctgctgaactggatggtgatgtccagcaaggagcgaagttggttctcgtctttggcatacaatttgatgtcgtcaatgtacattaaatggctcaatgcacatttcgacaatatgccatgcttgacttggaacccgtatttgctttcatgcaaaagaggggatagcggattcaaagccaaacaaaaccacagtgggcttagagagtcgccttggaaaatgccacgcctgattggtatctctcctgatgtttgcgaagataccgatagcttcgtgctccaattcttcattactgttctcagtagaagaacaacattcgggttgattttatacaagcgtaacacttgtagtaaccacgaatgtgatatggagtcaaaggctgatttataatcgatgtaggctgtcgagatgtttcgtttttggtggacagcctgctttacagctaccgtatcgattataagctgttctttgcagcctcgggagccttttgcgcatcctttttgctcctcagctatcaatttatgaacatcaagatgttttgagatgttcgcgcacagaactgaagtgaagaccttgtagatggtaggaagacaagtaattggtcgacattttgaagggcaagagacaccctgttccttggggatgaggaaagttatccccttggtgaaaaatggtggaactaaatcaggatcggcaatcatctgattaaattgatttgccaatatcctgtgagtgctcttgaaccgcttcagccagaagttgtgaatcttgtcaactcctggcgccttccagttacctgccttgtcaaggactgctttaacgtcgacttcagttacgtcaggcatggtcatttcggggagggcctcgcatgaacgcataaggtgtgggagccacgctgcttctaaattgcaacgactggattcgctccaaacacttctccagaagtcttctgcctgatccagattgagggtactttccctacctgagttgatgagatttttatagaatcctcgttggttctggaagaacaaggtgttgtctgtccttcgctgaaagctgaaaatatatatatatatatatggacgtttttatttgagaagtAGAACGTCAATGTTCATATACGTATGTGCTTTCCGAGATGGCCGCGAAGTTCTTCAATTCAAATGCGTATATATATGTAGGCATATAGTAAGAGCCAATGTCCAGTGTTTCTTTGTTTAGGATGGATGTACTGATTCGATATGCACATACATTTATGGATATTAATCTATGAGAAAAAAGAGGAAGAGTGCTTAGCTACTTATAAATGGAATGGTTGTGCACAGAAACTTCTATGCGAAAACACAGAACCTTGAACTACCTCCaacttccgacttgtttatcaatCTTGGCATAAGCATTCAAAGATGTGGAAGTTACCCACACTTCCTGATTTAATATAATGTAGAGTTATATCTTTCCacaaatagaaatagaaaaatatttgtaTAAAACCATCGTGATTTTCGATGCCATACTTACCTAAACAGTGTCTCCATaagtactattattagcaaaataaAGATTGAgaaattgttttatttagtttacttttattttcgttttttttttttttgcagacggatttattaatatatttacTGTAACAAAATTATGATAAAATCTTAACTTCTAGCTACTTCACAATTGATTTTGTCTTCTTATCGATAAATAATAGACTAACTTCTAACAATAATCACAATAATCAATATATTTaaagtatttaattttattactttctaaaatgaacattttaaaattattgGATTGAATGGATTTATAAGACACTAAGTTCCTAAATGTTACATTACATGTTTACACTCTTGCTTAAATCTAACTATATATTATCCCTGAAATCATATTACAAAACTGAGTTTAATGTTAGAAGAATTAACACATTTTGTCACTTTCTAAGAGCAGCTTTAAATAGATTTTATATAGCTTTAGTTAATATATGTATGGATTAGATGGGAATTAATTGTAAAAAGTTGTGATTTTTGTTTCGAAAAAAACCGCggcatttacttgagcagattaTACGTTCATTCAAAAATGAAAGTGCAAAACTGATAAACAGATTTTGCGAAAAAATCGTCGATTTGCAcggggaaataataataataaccgttagcgcagcaatccatattggatcaaggctttGAAgtattttagagcacttcattcaagaccgtaacgatacactacctTGTagcaagcaatgtggtcagaattgcgctcgcccgagattattaccctgatttgactcaggtactcattcgcagctgaatcgactggtatcttacgtcaaatcacaataaaaattccactgccatcagtgagatttgaaccgcgactttccgtacgataaCCTTGTGGTCtaaacactcagctatccggacacatattcAAGgcaactacttcgataaaaatTTGTTTGCTGTAACCAACGAAAAATATCAATACActttaataaaactgaacaACGAGAATGCAGGAAATCAAACTATTTCCATTACAATTCTAGTCAGTGAAAAAAAGGCCGTCAAACTGCAAAGGATGGATGCACCCACTTTCAATGGTGATTATCTTAAATGGCCATCATTTAAAGATTAATTCACAGATATTATCCTCAAAAATGGAGTCGCAAGATTTacacttttgaaaaatttatcaatGAAATTTGTGAATGTCAACCACCGGAGAATCCAAACTGCCTTATTAAGGGATAGGGGGGAGCTACTGCCCGAATATAGGTAGATATTGGGCAAAGATGGAAATTACAAAGAACTAAGAGCATTAATTGATTAGGGTTCTCAGTGCTTCTTTATAACTAAACATGCGGTTCAAACACTCAAGCTTCCGAAACACCGTCCACACGCTGCAGTTGCGTATATAGGCAAAACTAACGTTAGCAAACCGCTGCACACAAATAACTACCCAGGCAAGATTCGAATCAACATTTAACATGACAACAGcgataatattaaaaaattatcaaagaaagatctaaaaaaaattctggaaaattctCACATTCGATTTGGTTCTTGCAGGCCCAAACTTTGATACACCAGCCAGAATTGACATCATCCTAGACGCAGACATTTACTCTAAAGTGTATGTTTCGTTTCAAACATCGACATAAATAAAGATCACCAGAAGTTCGGGGAAATGAAAGATCTTCATCAAGAACTAGTCACAACGGCTGAAGAGGCTGCCCTCGAAAAACATGATGGGGAAACTTTTCGAAGACTATCAGATCGAGAACATGTGCCTCCAAATTAATATCGACACCCACGATCAAAACTACCAAAAAATTCCATGCCGAAAATCCCCAAGGGAACCAATACGACCAAGTAGAAAATATGTCAGCGCTGCTGCTgcaatttattatttcttaaaATGAAGCATTTGAAATTGTAAGACTTTGCCAAAAATAATATGCCGTAATCGGTTTGGAAATCGAATAAATAGTCTCACTTCAATAATTTGCAGTTCATACATTTTGGGTTTCGACGATATTACTACCTTCTCGCTTACCAGACATTACTTCCGGTAATATATGGACGATGTGGCTTCAATTATTTTGGTCAGAATCAATACTACACGTTACCCAACGTGTACCAGTCATTAATTTTGTAAGGACCCCTTGTTTTCAGTTGCAAAATGTCGTAATCTCCGGCATTTTGAGATACTCAGTAGAGCGAACGAAGTTGAGTCATTTGAAGTACAGGTATACCTCGACTTATCACACTTCGACTTATATCATTTTTGACACTTGAAAAATTAAGGAGAATGCTTCGAATTAAcacttttttgcttcaatttatCACACAATTTTTAGCActatgtgcatacatattttTAATTCTACACACTTTCACTGTCGCAGATCGTCCGCTTAGATAAAAGTGGATTGGAATATTTCTTCTAATTACTGGCGCCATTTGGGCATACGTATTGAATATAGCTCTGAATGTTCACACATTCAGAGGTTGAGAGGTGTGAATGTGTTATTGAATCCCTGTTTTCTGGATCCTTGGTTACGTATATTTGTTGAAAGGGAAGAACTTGGTGCACGTGAACAAACTTCGATGATTATGAACAAAAGAAACTATCTGAACaaattattttggtttattATGGGTGGTTTGCAAGTTTACATGGAAACGGAAGGACATTAGAAGATTATTCTTAGATAAACATTGAGAGCGAGTTAGGTAATTACACTTTCAGTTAACGCTGAATAAGGATCTGTTGTATGTAagcaatttgttcaaataaaacctGAAAGGATCGGACGTTGCAAATATTAAAATCCATCCAACTATGTACAATATTTCTCGGTTAATTGCGTCCCTTTTAAttgattttccctttttattgCATTAAAAGTAAGAGCAAATTTTTGTCCCTAAGAAAATGTCCACATGTCTTCCCGCTTAAATGCATCCCTTTTTATTGCGTTTCCCCTTTAACTGCGCGACCATTTTTAGATTTTCGTACAAATGTACATGTAAAATTTCCCGGTGTTAATGCACAGCTAAAAATTGGTTGAAGAAATCGTAATAGACTTAAATGAATATTAGTTGTAATACAGAAAACCCAACAAATGTATATGGCATCACTGAAATGTTGTTTTCTTTCTGTCAAATGTGTCACTTAAGCTTCCAGCGTTTATAAAGGTTCTGCAAGTTCATAAAGCAAGTTAAGTGTTTAAATTTCTTGTGAAATAACGGAAAAATCTAAAGTAGGTACGCATTTAAGAAATGTACACATGGTGATAATATCTAAAGTGCAAAACTTTGCATATTTTTCAGAAACGAATGAGTCCTAATAGACACGTAACCTtatctttaaaacaaaagatgCAAATCATTAAGGAAATCAAGTGTAAGGAAAAAACCAAACAGGAAGTGTGTGTCAAATACAAATGCTCAATGTCTACGATCAATAGAATTATCCAAAATGAATAACACATTTTAGAAAACTCCAAAATGCATAACCTGTCAAGCAAGCGAATTAGAAATGGTGCATGATACGATGTTGACCGAGCTGTTTCAATTTGGTTTGATGAGAGCATCGGGTGCAATCATTTCAACAAATATGATTTTGGAAAAATCAAAACAGTTTGCTGTGACATTGAACAAGGATTTTAATCCCACTACCGGCTGGCTGTGGCGCTGGCAGAAACGTAAGGGAATATCCTTGAAAACAATTCATGGAGGAGCTGCATCTGCCGATTCGGAAAGTGCAAATAATTTCATCAACACACTTTTCCCGAATTTGATTGAAGGTTACAAATCATCAGATATATTTAACGCCGACGAGAGTGGTCTGTTTTTTAAAGCTTTACCGGTATCAACCCTAAGCAGAAAAGAAAGACATAATAATGGATTTATTATAAATCGTCAAAAGATCGTTTAACTTTGCTTTTCATATGTAATGCCACCGGTGATTATAAAAAAGTAATTATCATAggtaaaccgaaaaatccacgctgttttaaaaataaaactgtGCCTCTTAAATACTATCCCCACAAAAAGCGTGGATGACGAGGGAAATCTGGGAAAGTATTCTAATCTCTCTAAACGAGGAGATGGCCAAACAAAACCGTAAGATTATTCTGTTCGTGGATAATGCTGCATctcacaaaacaacaaaaattctgaaaaacatTAATATTCAGTATCTACCGGCCAATACTACCTCCTTGATCCAACCATTTGATCAAGGGATAATACACTCTTTTAAAGCGTATTATAGGCAAATTATAATACGAAAACAGATTTCTGCTATTGAAAGTGGAAAGACTATTGGAGAATTTGCGAaatctataaatatttttaatgcatTGCATATAATTAAACATGCTTGGTGGTTAGTCAGACCATTGTCTATAACAAGGTGTTTCCAAAAGGTAAATAATTTCAGTAAGTTGTGCGTTTGAATTAGCTAAGTATTATACTTTCAGGCTAAATTCATTTCCGAATGTGACGCAGCACCATCTGCAGAAAATGAGCAGGAGGATATCACTGAAACCATCAGTGACTTATCAGGGGATGAATTCGACAACTACATCCGTTGTGACGACAATTTGGTGTGCTGTGGACAACTTACAGATGAAGAGATagttaaataaatttcattggAAAAGGAAGACAATGAAGACTACTCCGATAGTGATGCAGAAGATGAAATTCCTAGTCTTCCGAATGTGCTAAATTCCCTAACAACCGTCCGAAAGTTTTTATTGCCTCAAAATGAGTTCATACAAGAGCTGGAAAACATTGAGGACTATGTTTATAAAAACTATTTGAAAAATAGGCACAACTGCCTAAGTCAAATATTAGTGAAAATGAATCGGAAATATCAGTTAGACGCAAGTAAACAGCATCAATATAGTCCTGACCGAAACGAATCGTTTGTTTTAGAAAAGTTTAAATCGTGTTTGAGTGAAAATCAAGTTATTTTATTAGAAACTTAAAACGTGATAGAATTAGAATCCGCAGTTAGATTATTGAAATCATGTAATAAAAGGCATCAAGGAAATAGTCACAATCGTGCTAGTGCTAGTTCTACTaaagataaatatgt is a window encoding:
- the LOC119655443 gene encoding tigger transposable element-derived protein 6-like is translated as MAKQNRKIILFVDNAASHKTTKILKNINIQYLPANTTSLIQPFDQGIIHSFKAYYRQIIIRKQISAIESGKTIGEFAKSINIFNALHIIKHAWWLVRPLSITRCFQKAKFISECDAAPSAENEQEDITETISDLSGDEFDNYIRCDDNLVCCGQLTDEEIVK